TGTGAGATAATCATTTGCACCTACATCTAATCCTAAAACCTTATCTGATATATCACTTTTCGCAGTAAGCATAATTACAGGTACGAGCGACAACTGCCTTATTCTTCTGCAAACCTCAATTCCATTAAGCCCCGGCAACATAACATCGAGAAGTATTAAATTATACTCATTTTCCTCAGCTATTGTTAAACCTTCTCGTCCATCATAAGCAACATCAACTCTATATCCTTCATGACTCAATTCCATTTCAATAAATGTTGACATTAGCCTTTCATCTTCCACTAAAAGAATTCTAAAATCCTTCAAAATAGCACCTTCCTTTTACGATAATTTAGTGAGAAAACAGATCCCATATACTACTAATATACACTATCTTCCTAGTCTTAGCCATATTTATGAGTATTTCATATATGCTCGTTCTTATTAAGACTATTATATTAATAAAACAAATAACATGTAAAAAATACATATGATTTCTCATATGTATTTTTTACATGAAATATAAACTATGATTATTCTTCTGAAACTATCACTTTTAGACCTACTTTTCTGATATATTAATTATCATTTGTCCTTTTTTTGAAGTAGCGTCAACAGAAATATTACTTTCATCTGATTTATTACTCTTTTTCTCCTTTTGTGAAGGATCCTCATTAGAAAAATCGCCTGAATCTGCTTTACTACTCATCTGTCCTTCTTTGGGATTATCATTATCTGATTGATCACTCTTTTGTTTCTTTTTCGAAGTATCATCATCTGAAGAGTTTGAACCTACATTAGCTCCCGAAATAGCACCATTAAAAGGGATTGTAATTTCAATAGTATTTCTGTTTTTTTCTGGTTTTTCTAAATCTTTTTCACCCATAAATATTCTCCCTTCATATATAAAACTACACTATATACATAGCGTGCATTATATAGTTTACCCATTTAATTATAAAATATAGTTTATATCGAACATATTTCATTGACTTGGAGAGTTTAATGTATTATAAATAAGATAATTATAATACTAATCATGATGAGACTAATAGTTATTATGACATTAGTAATTATTACAACTACATTATACAAGGAGTGTATAAACTTGAATAATATATTGATTATTGAAGACGAGGAAAAGATCTCTGAAATACTAAAAGCATATCTCGAAAAAGAAGGCTATAGTGTATATACCTCTACGAAAGGTTTAGACGCAATAAAACTTTTCGAGAAAATCGAATTTAATTTAGTTATATTAGACCTGATGTTACCAGACATCTCTGGAGAAGAGGTCTGCAGCATTTTAAGAAAAATTTCCGAGGTACACATATTTATGCTCACTGCCAAAAGCACTTTAGAAGATAGAATAGAAGGCTTAAACCTTGGGGCAGATGAATACTTGGTTAAGCCGTTTAGTCCAAGAGAATTAACTGCAAGAGTAAATGCTTTATT
This window of the Clostridium estertheticum genome carries:
- a CDS encoding response regulator transcription factor, with product MNNILIIEDEEKISEILKAYLEKEGYSVYTSTKGLDAIKLFEKIEFNLVILDLMLPDISGEEVCSILRKISEVHIFMLTAKSTLEDRIEGLNLGADEYLVKPFSPRELTARVNALFRRININKSETMIYNNGDLEINYDKRIVNVRGNEISLTPNEFDILQILSSNGGKVFTREHLIERIMGIDFQGFDRTIDVHIKNIRKKIELDSRNPKYIITVTRIGYKFGGD